From a single Pempheris klunzingeri isolate RE-2024b chromosome 2, fPemKlu1.hap1, whole genome shotgun sequence genomic region:
- the dhrs3b gene encoding short-chain dehydrogenase/reductase 3b — MELKSACRMLLFPVQMLYYIVRASLFSLLPSRRKDLAKEVVLITGGGRGIGRHLAKEFAKQGAKKVILWGRTEKCLKETAEEISLSGTECHYFVCDVANREEVYKQAKVVREKVGDVTILVNNAAVVHGKSLMDSDDDALLKSQHINTMGQFWTTKAFLPRMLELQHGHVVCINSILSQSPIPGAIDYCTSKASSLAFMESLTLGLLDCPGVGCTTVLPFHTNTEMFQGMRVRFPQLFPPLKPEVVAQRTVDAVRADKAFLYLPWTMHALVILKSFMPQVALEEIHKFSGSYTCMNTFKGRT, encoded by the exons ATGGAGCTGAAGAGCGCGTGTCGTATGTTGCTTTTCCCGGTTCAAATGCTCTATTACATAGTCAGGGCAAGTTTGTTTTCGCTGCTGCCAAGCAGGAGGAAGGATCTGGCCAAGGAGGTGGTGTTGATCACCGGTGGGGGACGAGGCATCGGGCGTCACCTGGCCAAAGAGTTTGCCAAGCAGGGGGCCAAAAAG GTGATCTTGTGGGGCCGAACAGAAAAGTGCCTCAAAGAAACGGCTGAGGAGATCTCTCTCTCAGGAACAGAGTGCCATTactttgtgtgtgatgtggcCAATCGGGAGGAAGTTTACAAGCAAGCCAAGGTGGTTAGAGAAAAG GTTGGCGATGTTACGATATTAGTGAACAACGCAGCTGTAGTCCACGGCAAGAGTCTGATGGACAGCGACGACGACGCCCTCCTGAAATCTCAACACATCAATACCATGGGACAGTTCTGG ACTACAAAGGCCTTCCTACCTCGGATGCTGGAGCTACAGCACGGCCATGTAGTGTGCATAAACTCCATTCTGTCCCAGTCTCCCATCCCTGGGGCCATAGACTACTGCACCTCCAAGGCCTCATCGCTGGCCTTCATGGAGAGTCTGACGCTGGGCTTGCTGGACTGTCCCGGTGTTGGCTGCACCACCGTGCTTCCCTTCCACACCAATACAGAGATGTTCCAAGGCATGAGAGTCAG GTTTCCCCAGCTCTTTCCACCTCTCAAACCTGAGGTAGTTGCCCAGAGGACTGTGGATGCAGTCAGAGCTGACAAGGCCTTCCTCTACCTGCCCTGGACTATGCATGCCCTTGTCATtctaaaaag CTTCATGCCACAAGTTGCACTTGAAGAGATCCACAAATTTTCCGGAAGCTATACGTGCATGAACACGTTCAAAGGGAGGACATGA